One segment of Solanum lycopersicum chromosome 1, SLM_r2.1 DNA contains the following:
- the LOC101266747 gene encoding GEM-like protein 5: MDHQKLGTTNIMSPPSVPNHYKKFHDQEKRHDFQTQQPYLVYSPVVKPNNNPIDSVSHVFNSWTNKADTMARNVWRNLKTGPSVSEAACGKLKLTAKALTEGGFEPLYKQIFATDPNEQLKKTFACYLSTITGPVAGTLYLSSTKLAFCSDRPLSFRAPSGHEAWSYYKVAIPLANIGSVNPVVMRENPSERYIQIVTIDGHDFWFMGLINFEKAKHHVLETLSHFRGQPYGGY; this comes from the exons atggATCATCAAAAATTAGGCACCACCAATATTATGAGTCCTCCATCAGTCCCAAATcactataaaaaatttcatgatcAAGAAAAGAGACATGATTTTCAAACTCAACAACCTTACCTTGTGTATTCCCCTGTTGTTAAGCCTAACAACAATCCAATTGACTCTGTTTCTCATGTCTTCAATTCTTGGACTAACAAAGCTGACACTATGGCCCGTAACGTCTGGCGTAACT TGAAAACTGGTCCATCAGTATCAGAAGCAGCATGTGGTAAACTCAAATTGACAGCCAAGGCATTGACAGAAGGTGGATTTGAACCACTTTACAAGCAGATTTTTGCAACAGATCCAAATGAACAGTTGAAGAAGACATTTGCTTGTTATCTTTCTACAATAACTGGTCCTGTTGCTGGAACTCTTTATTTGTCATCAACCAAACTGGCCTTTTGTAGTGATCGTCCCTTATCTTTTCGAGCTCCATCGGGACACGAAGCTTGGAGCTACTATAAG GTGGCAATACCATTGGCAAACATTGGAAGTGTCAATCCAGTAGTGATGAGAGAAAATCCATCAGAAAGGTACATTCAAATTGTCACAATAGATGGTCATGATTTTTGGTTCATGGGGTTGATTAATTTTGAGAAAGCAAAGCATCATGTCCTAGAGACTTTATCACATTTTAGAGGCCAACCTTATGGTGGATATTGA
- the LOC101267045 gene encoding protein CYSTEINE-RICH TRANSMEMBRANE MODULE 11, whose protein sequence is MSYQHVHEGSYPDYPPPGYGPPPPPQPQGYPGQGMPPPPGFYNGGYPPPPPPPGPQGYQGYFNDQYPPPPPPQHMYHDGGGYYRNDDGCSSFLRGCLATLCCCCLLEECCL, encoded by the exons ATGAGTTATCAACATGTTCATGAAGGTTCTTACCCTGACTACCCTCCACCAG ggTATGGACCACCACCGCCACCGCAACCACAAGGATACCCAGGGCAGGGGATGCCACCGCCACCGGGGTTTTATAACGGAGGGTATCCTCCTCCACCACCACCTCCTGGACCTCAGGGTTATCAGGGGTATTTTAATGATCAATAtcctccaccaccaccacctcAGCATATGTACCATGATGGTGGTGGCTATTATCGTAATGACGATGGATGTTCTTCATTTCTAAGGGGATG TTTGGCTACTCTTTGTTGTTGCTGTCTTTTGGAGGAGTGCTGCCTCTAG